Sequence from the Candidatus Omnitrophota bacterium genome:
AAGACCGAATGCTTAAAAGAAAAAGGCAGTTTAACGGAATAAGATTGTTGCGGCATGGCATATCCGAATTAAAACAAAAACACGGCGGCCGCTAAGACGGTGGAATATAGGCCGTTGGCGCTTATGACCGTGGACTGGGTTATATTGGTGGTGCGGACCACTTTGTCGCTGCCGATCCTGTACTCTTCCTTGTTCTCGTCCCAGCTCTTGTCTTCGTCAAATTCTATACCGAGCGTTGACGCCAACATCGCCGCCGCGAGGTCTTCCGCATAATCTCCCGCGACCTTTTCCGTCTCACCAAATGCGTGGTGCTCGCTAAGATAGCCGTAAGCGTTGGGATCGCCCGGAATCGCTACGCCGGTAGAGGCCGCTATAAGCCGGTGCGGCTCGTTACTGGAGCATCTCGACATCACGACAAATGTCAGCATCCCCGGGATCAATTCTTTAAGCCCTTCGTTCCTGGATATGGTCTGGCATCCCGGAGGAAGTATGCTTGAGACGGTTACAAGGTTGCATTTTTCTATACCGGCATCGCGAAGCGCGAGCTCGAAAGAACGCAGCTCTTCCTTATGCGAACCCACGCCTTTAGTAAAGAATATTTTTCTCGGGACAAGCAGTTTACTTCTTGGCATTATTATCATCTATTTTTATCCTACCCCGTTAGACCTCCAACGGACTTTTACCTTTCTTCAATCCTTTATCATGTAAGCACAAGTCACATCTAATGCCATCGTCTTTACCTCAAACAATGTATATTAAGAGGTCTAACGGGGCCTATTTCTTTTTACCGTTTTTATAGAAGAATGTATAACCCAGAAGGCGGTATATCAGTTTACTCGTAAGAAAATCAGGAGCTATGTCTCCTTCTATCGGCGCGAGTTCCACTATGTCGAAACCCACTATCTCTTTATTTTGCGCTACCATCTTAAGTATATCGAGCAATACATACCAGCTGATGCCGCCGGGTTCCGGCGTACCAACCGCCGGCATTATGGAAGGGTCAAGCACATCAAGG
This genomic interval carries:
- a CDS encoding arginine decarboxylase, pyruvoyl-dependent, with protein sequence MPRSKLLVPRKIFFTKGVGSHKEELRSFELALRDAGIEKCNLVTVSSILPPGCQTISRNEGLKELIPGMLTFVVMSRCSSNEPHRLIAASTGVAIPGDPNAYGYLSEHHAFGETEKVAGDYAEDLAAAMLASTLGIEFDEDKSWDENKEEYRIGSDKVVRTTNITQSTVISANGLYSTVLAAAVFLF